A window of the Tessaracoccus sp. MC1865 genome harbors these coding sequences:
- a CDS encoding MaoC family dehydratase has translation MGRDVIELRELPDVNKLLLKALTGAVTKKGRRAQLPERSFLVMDQGQDVARLAEYCRVTGFSLRDEVPATWLHVQTFPLQAALMAQDDFPFSLAGLVHVTNTMRLHRAVRVGERLRMSVRTENLAPHAKGAAFDMVGEIHAGDELVWSGTSNYLATGAKVDGEPGKSVRLAAPTTAPSQLWRLPADLGRQYAKVSGDSNPIHLYPLTARLFGFPRPIIHGMWTHARAVAALGGRLPEAYEVQVQFAKPILLPGKVGFTAIEQDGSRRFAVVSKEGKPHLVGELSPARS, from the coding sequence ATGGGACGCGATGTGATCGAGTTGCGGGAACTGCCCGACGTCAACAAGTTGCTGCTCAAGGCCCTGACCGGTGCGGTGACCAAGAAGGGCCGACGCGCCCAACTGCCGGAGCGTTCCTTCCTGGTGATGGACCAGGGGCAGGACGTGGCGCGCCTCGCAGAGTACTGCCGCGTCACCGGGTTCTCCCTCCGCGACGAGGTGCCCGCCACGTGGCTGCACGTGCAGACGTTCCCGCTCCAGGCGGCGCTGATGGCGCAGGACGACTTCCCGTTCTCGCTGGCCGGGCTCGTGCACGTGACCAACACGATGCGGCTCCACCGGGCGGTCCGGGTGGGCGAACGCCTGAGGATGTCGGTGCGGACGGAGAACTTGGCACCGCATGCGAAGGGCGCGGCGTTCGACATGGTCGGCGAGATCCATGCGGGCGACGAACTGGTGTGGAGCGGCACCTCCAACTATCTGGCCACCGGCGCGAAGGTCGACGGCGAACCAGGGAAGTCGGTGCGCCTGGCTGCGCCCACGACGGCGCCGTCGCAACTGTGGCGGCTGCCTGCGGATCTCGGCCGGCAGTACGCCAAGGTCTCCGGCGACTCGAACCCCATCCACCTGTACCCGCTCACGGCGAGGCTCTTCGGCTTCCCGCGCCCGATCATCCACGGCATGTGGACGCACGCGCGGGCGGTGGCCGCACTGGGTGGTCGGCTGCCGGAGGCGTACGAGGTGCAGGTGCAGTTCGCCAAACCCATTCTGCTGCCCGGCAAGGTGGGCTTCACCGCCATCGAGCAGGACGGGAGCCGGCGTTTCGCCGTCGTGAGCAAGGAGGGCAAGCCGCACCTGGTCGGCGAGTTGAGCCCCGCGAGAAGCTGA
- a CDS encoding 3-oxoacyl-ACP reductase: protein MDVLEMIYGTPAGKFVAGKLGVSEPPTLRRGRTMPTGEVLLGELDGGGIARETLARLGVTPGEPLLDVADKRTKDEKGRAQAPRYPQRPGALVVDATGLREIAQLEGLRQLLRPVMRGLEPSGRVILLATDASEVEGLEAKTVAQAIDGINRTVGKELRGGATSNLVFLRGGASASDLASTMSFLLEGRSAFVSGQAWRVGPAEIAHDVTDQPFADRLVVVTGAARGIGAAIARTFARDGALVVAVDIPGAGDALAKVANEVQGSALQLDITVPDAGARIAAHVASRYPGRHIWAVVHNAGITRDRMLANLDEKLWGSVLDVNLAAEMRINEYLLNNDVPGGLGEEARIVGIASTSGVAGNKGQTNYAASKAGVMGLVWAMRDELRDRPITTNAVAPGFIETEMTAAIPFLQREIFRRTNSLSQGGQPVDVAETLAYLCGPASGGVDGQVIRVCGQNLVGA from the coding sequence ATGGACGTTCTCGAAATGATCTACGGGACGCCCGCCGGAAAGTTCGTCGCCGGCAAGCTGGGCGTGTCAGAACCACCCACCCTGCGTCGTGGCCGCACCATGCCCACGGGCGAGGTGCTGCTGGGTGAACTCGACGGGGGCGGCATCGCCCGCGAAACGCTCGCCCGGCTGGGCGTGACTCCCGGGGAGCCGCTCCTGGACGTGGCCGACAAGCGGACCAAGGACGAGAAGGGGCGCGCGCAGGCGCCGCGTTACCCCCAGCGCCCGGGAGCGCTCGTCGTCGACGCGACGGGACTGCGGGAGATCGCCCAACTGGAAGGGCTACGCCAACTGCTGCGCCCGGTCATGCGCGGGCTGGAACCCTCCGGGCGCGTCATCCTGCTCGCCACCGACGCCTCGGAGGTCGAGGGCCTCGAGGCGAAGACGGTGGCGCAGGCCATCGACGGCATCAACCGCACCGTCGGCAAGGAACTGCGGGGCGGCGCCACGTCGAACCTGGTCTTCCTGCGCGGTGGGGCGTCTGCGTCGGACCTCGCGTCGACGATGTCATTCCTGCTGGAGGGCCGCTCTGCGTTCGTCTCCGGTCAGGCGTGGCGCGTCGGGCCGGCGGAGATCGCTCATGACGTGACCGACCAGCCGTTCGCGGACCGCCTCGTCGTGGTGACCGGCGCCGCCCGCGGTATCGGCGCGGCCATCGCCCGCACGTTCGCGCGCGACGGGGCCCTGGTGGTCGCCGTCGACATCCCCGGCGCCGGGGACGCGCTGGCCAAGGTCGCCAACGAGGTGCAGGGCTCCGCGCTGCAGCTCGACATCACGGTCCCCGACGCGGGTGCACGCATTGCTGCGCATGTCGCCTCCCGGTACCCCGGCCGTCACATCTGGGCCGTCGTCCACAACGCGGGCATCACCCGCGACAGGATGCTCGCCAACCTCGACGAGAAACTGTGGGGCTCCGTCCTCGACGTGAACCTCGCCGCCGAGATGCGTATCAACGAGTACCTCCTGAACAACGACGTCCCTGGCGGGCTCGGCGAGGAGGCCCGCATCGTCGGGATCGCCTCGACCTCCGGTGTCGCCGGTAACAAGGGCCAGACCAACTACGCGGCGTCGAAGGCGGGGGTCATGGGCCTGGTCTGGGCGATGCGCGACGAACTCCGGGACCGGCCCATCACGACCAACGCTGTGGCCCCCGGCTTCATCGAAACGGAGATGACCGCGGCCATCCCGTTCCTGCAGCGCGAGATCTTCCGCCGCACGAACTCGCTGAGCCAGGGTGGTCAGCCAGTCGATGTCGCCGAGACCCTCGCCTACCTCTGCGGCCCCGCCTCCGGCGGAGTCGACGGTCAGGTCATCCGGGTGTGTGGCCAGAACCTCGTGGGGGCCTGA
- a CDS encoding acetyl-CoA C-acetyltransferase, which yields MNSRTAVVVGGNRTPFVKAGGKYAAASAQDLLTAALDGLVARFGLAGQKVDEVVAGAVLKHTRDFNLTREAVLGSALSPLTPACDLQQACATGLEAVVYASNKIRLGQADVAIAGGVDSASDAPIVVTEPLRRALLALNRARNVPEKLAALSKLRPGDLMPVPPAVVEPRTGLSMGESQAMTTTKWGVSREEQDELAYQSHQRLAGAWDEGFFDDLVTPYLKVAKDGILRPETTVEALGKLRTVFGRDNATMTAGNSTALTDGAALVLLAEEEHARAQGWPVLAKVVDAQVAASDYVTGSEDLLMAPARAIPELLKRNGLTLQDFDLYEFHEAFASTVVATLKSLEEQGLGEVDRAKLNVKGSSLATGHPFAATGGRIAASLAKMLAAKGPGSRGLISICAAGGQGIVAILEA from the coding sequence ATGAACTCACGCACTGCGGTGGTGGTCGGCGGTAACCGCACCCCGTTCGTCAAGGCCGGCGGCAAGTACGCCGCGGCGTCCGCTCAGGACCTGCTCACGGCCGCCCTCGACGGCCTGGTCGCCCGCTTCGGGCTGGCCGGGCAGAAGGTCGACGAGGTGGTGGCCGGGGCCGTCCTGAAGCACACCCGCGACTTCAACCTCACCCGCGAGGCGGTGCTCGGCTCGGCACTGTCGCCGTTGACGCCGGCGTGCGACCTCCAGCAGGCCTGCGCAACGGGCCTGGAGGCCGTCGTCTACGCCTCGAACAAGATCCGGCTCGGCCAGGCCGACGTGGCGATCGCCGGCGGTGTCGACTCCGCCTCGGATGCGCCCATCGTCGTCACTGAACCGCTGCGTCGGGCTCTGCTCGCCCTGAACCGGGCGAGGAACGTGCCCGAGAAACTGGCCGCGCTGAGTAAGCTGCGCCCGGGGGACCTGATGCCGGTGCCGCCCGCCGTCGTGGAGCCCCGCACCGGGCTCAGCATGGGCGAGTCCCAGGCGATGACCACCACCAAGTGGGGCGTCAGTCGCGAAGAGCAGGACGAACTGGCCTACCAGTCGCACCAGCGGCTCGCCGGGGCCTGGGACGAGGGCTTCTTCGACGACCTCGTCACCCCCTATCTGAAGGTCGCGAAGGACGGCATCCTGCGACCCGAGACCACCGTCGAGGCGCTGGGCAAACTGCGCACCGTGTTCGGCAGGGACAACGCCACCATGACGGCCGGCAACTCCACGGCACTCACCGATGGCGCCGCACTGGTGCTGCTCGCGGAGGAGGAACACGCCCGGGCCCAGGGGTGGCCGGTGCTGGCCAAGGTCGTCGATGCGCAGGTCGCCGCGTCGGATTACGTGACCGGCTCCGAGGACCTCCTGATGGCTCCCGCTCGGGCCATCCCGGAACTGCTGAAGCGCAACGGGCTCACGCTGCAGGACTTCGATCTCTACGAGTTCCACGAGGCGTTCGCCTCCACCGTGGTGGCCACCCTGAAGTCACTCGAGGAGCAGGGGCTGGGTGAAGTGGACCGCGCCAAGCTGAACGTGAAGGGGTCGTCGTTGGCCACGGGACATCCGTTCGCCGCCACCGGCGGCCGGATCGCCGCCTCGCTTGCCAAGATGCTGGCCGCCAAGGGACCCGGCTCGCGCGGGCTGATCTCGATCTGCGCGGCCGGTGGCCAGGGCATCGTCGCCATTTTGGAGGCCTGA
- a CDS encoding TetR/AcrR family transcriptional regulator: MNKVEQIVDGRAARWEQHNTERRQTLVEGTVKAIRKHGPGVGMDEIAAMAQTSKTVLYRHFGDKAGLYQAVVASVHTFILRKLPLEKGEHMHPAELVSQVADAYLAVVERDRNLYLFVTSRPTGDTPTSDPVGSITARIGDQVAEAMRAWLRREELDEDPANIWAHGAVGYIWAVADRWIVTNLRRPRADVVAYINQFFTPAFEAQKTQRSDTP; this comes from the coding sequence ATGAACAAGGTTGAGCAGATCGTCGACGGTCGCGCCGCCCGCTGGGAGCAGCACAACACCGAGCGTCGGCAGACGCTGGTGGAGGGCACCGTAAAGGCGATCCGCAAGCACGGCCCGGGCGTCGGCATGGATGAGATCGCCGCCATGGCGCAGACCTCCAAGACGGTGTTGTACCGGCACTTCGGCGACAAGGCCGGGCTGTACCAGGCCGTCGTCGCGTCGGTGCACACGTTCATCCTGCGGAAGTTGCCGCTCGAGAAGGGCGAGCATATGCACCCGGCAGAGCTCGTCTCGCAGGTGGCCGACGCCTACCTCGCCGTGGTGGAACGCGACCGCAACCTGTACCTGTTCGTGACCTCGCGACCCACGGGCGACACGCCCACGTCAGACCCGGTGGGCTCCATCACCGCCCGGATCGGCGACCAGGTCGCGGAGGCGATGCGTGCCTGGTTACGGCGCGAGGAGCTCGACGAGGACCCCGCCAACATCTGGGCCCACGGCGCCGTCGGTTACATCTGGGCCGTGGCAGACCGGTGGATCGTCACCAATCTGCGCCGCCCCAGAGCCGACGTCGTGGCCTACATCAACCAGTTCTTCACCCCGGCTTTCGAAGCACAAAAGACACAAAGGAGTGACACCCCATGA
- a CDS encoding acyl-CoA dehydrogenase produces the protein MTITPTGEGLRRALDGPFHALKQRWRNEVSADDVVRDTDLSIEEAREWTLDRLKRLTQREFVTAGFPAAQGGTGTSAESVANFEMMAMGDLSLTIKSGVQHGLFGGAITNLGTQWHHETFLPGAIDASLPGCFAMTELGHGSDVQSIETSITWDAETGELVVHSPSPTAAKAYIGNAARDGRMAAVFGQLWVNDVHHGVHVALVPIRDEQGDPMPGVTIGDHGHKGGLLGVDNGTIAFEHVRVPRRMLLDRYGGVDENGEYYSPIASQNARFFTMLGTLVRGRICVGGGAASATRKALSIAVRYANGRRQFRQPGLGEEILLMDYLQHQRRLLPDVARAYAYGFAQNEVSLQLQRIMEADGSDPQSARELETRAAGMKAVLTRWANDTLQECREASGGAGYMSDNGITLARQDADIFATFEGDNTVLLQLVAKALLLDYKSTWGDMDLAGTAQKTAKLLGGRFLERTTARSAIDRLVATAKRKPEAEQLRARGWHVEMFEYRERHMVEGLAQRMRAAGRAKSFDAINACQPHMIEAAKAHVDRVVLEAFIAGIEECGDDYVKALLIKVCDLYALATIETNRAWFLEHEVFDARRSKTITSTVDALCGELRPQSLALAEGLGVPEEWLVHPRRAVPPMMQAEAPVAEAEELRKVS, from the coding sequence ATGACCATCACCCCCACCGGCGAAGGCCTGCGACGTGCCCTGGACGGTCCGTTCCATGCGCTGAAGCAGCGTTGGCGTAACGAGGTGAGCGCAGACGACGTGGTCCGCGACACTGACCTCAGCATCGAAGAGGCCCGCGAGTGGACGTTGGACAGGCTCAAGCGGCTGACCCAGCGCGAGTTCGTGACCGCCGGATTCCCCGCCGCGCAGGGCGGCACCGGCACCTCGGCCGAATCAGTGGCCAACTTCGAGATGATGGCCATGGGAGACCTCTCCCTCACCATCAAGTCCGGCGTCCAGCACGGCCTGTTCGGCGGCGCCATCACCAACCTCGGCACCCAGTGGCACCACGAGACGTTCCTGCCGGGCGCGATCGACGCGTCCCTTCCCGGTTGCTTCGCCATGACGGAGCTGGGCCATGGCTCGGACGTGCAGTCCATCGAGACCTCCATCACCTGGGACGCGGAGACCGGCGAGCTGGTCGTCCACTCCCCCAGCCCGACGGCGGCGAAGGCCTACATCGGCAATGCCGCCCGGGACGGCCGCATGGCCGCAGTGTTCGGCCAGTTGTGGGTCAACGACGTGCACCATGGCGTCCACGTCGCGCTCGTGCCCATCCGCGACGAGCAGGGCGACCCCATGCCGGGCGTCACCATCGGCGACCACGGCCACAAGGGCGGCCTCTTGGGCGTCGACAACGGCACCATCGCGTTCGAGCACGTGCGCGTGCCGCGCCGGATGCTGCTGGACCGCTACGGCGGCGTGGACGAGAACGGCGAGTACTACTCGCCCATCGCGTCGCAGAACGCGCGCTTCTTCACGATGCTGGGCACCCTGGTGCGCGGCCGGATCTGCGTGGGGGGCGGTGCTGCGTCGGCCACCCGCAAGGCGCTGAGCATAGCCGTGCGCTACGCCAACGGCCGCCGCCAGTTCCGCCAGCCGGGGCTGGGCGAGGAGATCCTGCTGATGGACTACCTACAGCACCAGCGCAGGCTGCTGCCTGACGTGGCACGCGCCTACGCCTACGGCTTCGCCCAGAACGAGGTGTCGCTGCAGCTTCAGCGGATCATGGAGGCCGACGGCTCGGATCCGCAGTCCGCGCGCGAACTCGAGACGCGCGCAGCCGGCATGAAGGCCGTGCTGACCCGCTGGGCCAACGACACGCTGCAGGAGTGCCGCGAGGCCAGCGGCGGCGCCGGTTACATGTCGGACAACGGCATCACGCTCGCCCGCCAGGACGCCGACATCTTCGCCACGTTCGAGGGTGACAACACCGTGCTCCTGCAACTGGTGGCCAAGGCGCTGCTGCTGGACTACAAGTCCACCTGGGGCGACATGGACCTGGCCGGCACCGCGCAAAAGACGGCCAAGCTCCTGGGCGGCCGCTTCCTGGAGCGGACCACAGCCCGTTCGGCCATCGACAGGCTGGTGGCGACGGCGAAGCGCAAGCCGGAGGCAGAGCAACTGCGGGCCCGAGGTTGGCACGTCGAGATGTTCGAGTACCGCGAGCGCCACATGGTCGAGGGCCTCGCCCAGCGCATGCGCGCGGCGGGCAGGGCCAAGTCGTTCGACGCGATCAACGCCTGCCAGCCGCACATGATCGAGGCGGCCAAGGCCCACGTCGACCGCGTGGTCCTGGAGGCCTTCATCGCGGGCATCGAGGAGTGCGGCGACGACTACGTCAAGGCGTTGCTGATCAAGGTGTGTGACCTGTATGCGCTCGCCACCATCGAGACGAACCGGGCCTGGTTCCTCGAGCACGAGGTGTTCGACGCCAGGCGCAGCAAGACGATCACGTCCACCGTCGATGCGTTGTGCGGTGAGTTGCGCCCGCAGTCGCTGGCGCTGGCGGAGGGTCTGGGCGTGCCGGAGGAATGGCTCGTCCATCCGCGCAGGGCCGTGCCGCCGATGATGCAGGCTGAGGCTCCCGTCGCCGAAGCGGAGGAGTTGCGCAAAGTCAGCTGA
- a CDS encoding DUF3048 domain-containing protein, with product MTTRRHLLLGMLGGTAALAGCATDQQPTVESPTPSPSPSKKASPKPSPSPSPSPAPVTRAPLTWLPVEDAATLLGPAVAVKVPNLKQENPQTAGFADADMWFCQPNGDSYTRLVPVFHSRYPAAVGPIRSMRPVDVPLLSPMGPVLGNTGAAEWVMNYVKAHDEHLERMTYLEWRDKGAYSVDRSRIYKANGKSQFDRAIMAHPAEMARLAERMTAPPPADYLPFVADPAQSSATAGSAGHRVEVPYGRDFAMSYEYDPGSRQYARTQPWGPHIVEGDIQLVCDNVLIIQAAWRMDKIWKGGGAADPVVDIVDNSGPFFYLQGGKAVTGTWAKGAIAEKFTFTVAGGRPLAMAPGRTWVELPHTRSEIAIS from the coding sequence GTGACGACGCGTCGGCACCTACTTCTCGGCATGCTCGGCGGCACCGCTGCACTGGCGGGCTGCGCCACGGATCAACAGCCCACCGTCGAGTCGCCGACCCCCAGCCCCTCGCCGTCGAAGAAGGCGTCGCCGAAGCCGTCGCCCTCGCCCAGCCCGTCGCCTGCCCCGGTGACACGCGCGCCCCTCACCTGGCTGCCGGTGGAGGACGCCGCGACGCTGCTCGGCCCCGCCGTCGCGGTCAAGGTGCCCAACCTCAAGCAGGAGAACCCCCAGACCGCCGGCTTCGCCGACGCGGACATGTGGTTCTGCCAGCCCAACGGCGATTCCTACACGCGCCTGGTGCCGGTGTTCCACAGCAGGTACCCCGCGGCCGTCGGCCCCATCCGCTCCATGCGCCCGGTCGACGTCCCGCTGCTGAGCCCCATGGGCCCGGTGCTGGGCAACACCGGGGCGGCGGAATGGGTGATGAACTACGTCAAGGCCCACGACGAGCACCTCGAGCGGATGACCTACCTCGAGTGGCGCGACAAGGGCGCCTACAGCGTGGACCGGTCACGGATCTACAAGGCCAACGGCAAGAGCCAGTTCGACCGGGCGATCATGGCCCACCCCGCGGAGATGGCCCGGCTCGCCGAACGCATGACGGCGCCGCCCCCGGCCGACTACCTCCCCTTCGTGGCAGACCCCGCGCAGTCGTCAGCGACCGCGGGCAGCGCCGGTCACAGGGTGGAGGTGCCCTACGGCCGCGACTTCGCCATGAGCTACGAGTACGACCCCGGCAGCCGGCAGTACGCCCGCACGCAGCCCTGGGGACCGCACATCGTCGAGGGTGACATCCAATTGGTCTGCGACAACGTGCTCATCATCCAGGCCGCCTGGCGGATGGACAAGATCTGGAAGGGCGGCGGCGCGGCCGACCCCGTCGTCGACATCGTCGACAACAGCGGTCCGTTCTTCTATCTCCAAGGCGGCAAGGCCGTCACGGGAACCTGGGCGAAGGGCGCCATCGCGGAGAAGTTCACCTTCACGGTCGCCGGCGGCAGACCACTGGCGATGGCGCCCGGACGCACCTGGGTGGAGTTGCCCCACACTCGGTCCGAGATCGCGATCAGCTGA
- the purD gene encoding phosphoribosylamine--glycine ligase produces MKILLLGSGGREHALGRALVADPSVTELHAVPGNPGLAAIATLHSADPADPEAVLDLARRLAIDLVVIGPEAPLVAGVADALRAEGIDAFGPGREAAVLEGSKAFAKEVMRAAGVPTADARVCTTREEYEAALDEFGAPYVVKNDGLAAGKGVVVTSNRDEALAHAESCGRVVIEDFLDGPEASLFAICDGERALPLLPAQDYKRVGDNDAGPNTGGMGAYCPLPWAQPGLTQQVMDEVINPTLAEMRRRGTPFVGLLYAGLALTSKGLRIVEFNVRFGDPETQAVLALLKTPLAGVLRAAARGELDTVGELEWRDGAALVVVQAAAGYPGVPAPGGAINLPYDETDAYVLHAGTRLDGDQLVAAGGRVLGVVGRGADVDEARANAYGLLGRIDYADGFNRTDIGIPH; encoded by the coding sequence GTGAAGATCCTCCTGCTGGGCTCGGGCGGCCGCGAACATGCGCTCGGCCGCGCCCTCGTCGCTGATCCCTCCGTCACCGAGCTGCACGCCGTGCCAGGCAACCCCGGGCTCGCCGCCATCGCCACGCTCCACTCCGCGGACCCCGCGGATCCCGAAGCGGTGCTGGACCTCGCGCGACGGCTCGCCATCGACCTCGTCGTGATCGGCCCAGAGGCGCCGCTGGTGGCCGGAGTCGCGGATGCGTTGCGCGCCGAAGGCATCGACGCGTTCGGCCCCGGGAGAGAGGCGGCGGTCCTCGAAGGCTCCAAGGCGTTCGCGAAGGAGGTCATGCGCGCAGCAGGCGTGCCGACGGCCGATGCGCGCGTCTGCACCACCCGCGAGGAGTATGAAGCGGCGCTTGATGAGTTCGGCGCCCCCTACGTCGTGAAGAACGACGGGCTCGCGGCCGGGAAGGGCGTCGTCGTCACCAGCAACCGCGACGAGGCGCTCGCCCACGCGGAGAGCTGCGGCCGTGTCGTGATCGAGGACTTCCTCGACGGCCCGGAGGCCTCCCTGTTCGCCATCTGCGACGGTGAACGGGCGCTGCCCTTGCTGCCCGCCCAGGACTACAAGCGGGTGGGCGACAACGACGCCGGCCCCAACACCGGCGGAATGGGCGCATACTGTCCGCTGCCGTGGGCCCAGCCGGGCCTCACCCAGCAGGTGATGGACGAGGTCATCAACCCCACCCTCGCCGAGATGCGTCGACGCGGTACGCCCTTCGTCGGGCTGCTCTACGCGGGCCTGGCCCTCACGTCGAAGGGGCTGCGCATCGTCGAATTCAACGTCCGCTTCGGTGACCCGGAGACCCAGGCGGTTCTGGCCCTGCTGAAGACCCCGCTGGCCGGGGTGCTCCGGGCCGCGGCCCGCGGTGAGCTCGACACCGTGGGAGAGCTCGAGTGGCGCGACGGTGCCGCGTTGGTCGTCGTGCAGGCCGCGGCCGGGTATCCGGGTGTCCCGGCTCCCGGCGGTGCGATCAACCTGCCTTACGACGAGACGGATGCCTACGTGCTGCACGCCGGAACCCGCCTCGACGGCGACCAGTTGGTCGCGGCCGGCGGGCGCGTGCTGGGCGTGGTGGGCAGGGGTGCCGACGTGGACGAGGCCCGCGCCAACGCCTACGGGCTCCTGGGTCGCATCGACTACGCCGACGGGTTCAACCGCACAGACATCGGCATCCCGCACTGA
- a CDS encoding sigma-70 family RNA polymerase sigma factor — protein sequence MHQRISAERGTWKAIEAGLYATHLLEQGDRRWPQTELEWVAEAGAEARRRAVEDHLPLVLRVAGASGSGRLPSEDRAQEAAAALVRAVEKFDHTLGTTFASYALWWLAQTVRRAEADQGGLIRIPVHTDAVYRRAAGLFTAQGSGSWRRFTDDNREVLQSEGINPDMIRWLAELRTPVGLEFCEDGLGADWLGGVLVDEAAGVGEALEGEWLCRVLLDPLVFSDARAVDVLGRRFGFCGEPQTLDEIGRAYGVGRERIRQIEKVAIGELRACVSLRDGCVHVAWPVVDSAGGTSRGGDRDPSDA from the coding sequence ATGCATCAGCGGATCAGCGCCGAGCGGGGCACGTGGAAGGCCATCGAGGCAGGGCTCTACGCCACCCATCTGCTGGAGCAGGGGGATCGACGGTGGCCCCAGACGGAACTGGAATGGGTTGCCGAGGCGGGGGCCGAGGCCAGGAGGCGGGCGGTCGAGGATCACCTGCCCTTGGTGCTGCGGGTGGCTGGCGCGTCGGGGAGCGGCCGGCTGCCGTCGGAGGACCGGGCCCAGGAAGCCGCCGCAGCGCTGGTCCGCGCCGTCGAGAAGTTCGACCACACACTGGGCACCACGTTCGCCTCGTATGCCCTCTGGTGGCTGGCGCAGACGGTGAGGCGCGCCGAAGCCGACCAGGGGGGCCTCATCCGCATCCCCGTCCACACGGATGCGGTGTACCGACGCGCGGCGGGCCTCTTCACTGCCCAGGGCAGCGGCTCCTGGCGCCGGTTCACCGACGACAACCGGGAGGTCCTGCAATCGGAGGGGATCAACCCGGACATGATCCGGTGGCTGGCGGAGCTGCGCACCCCCGTCGGCCTGGAGTTCTGCGAGGACGGGCTGGGCGCAGACTGGCTCGGCGGGGTACTCGTAGACGAGGCGGCCGGGGTCGGCGAGGCGCTCGAGGGGGAGTGGCTGTGTCGCGTGCTGCTGGACCCGCTCGTCTTCAGCGATGCGCGCGCCGTGGACGTGCTGGGCCGCCGGTTCGGGTTCTGCGGGGAGCCGCAGACCCTGGACGAGATCGGCCGGGCGTATGGCGTGGGCCGCGAGCGGATCCGGCAGATCGAGAAGGTCGCCATCGGCGAGCTGCGGGCCTGCGTGAGCCTGCGGGACGGGTGCGTCCATGTCGCCTGGCCGGTGGTGGACTCCGCCGGTGGCACCTCTCGGGGTGGTGATCGTGACCCGTCAGATGCGTAG
- a CDS encoding adenylosuccinate synthase → MPSVVVVGAQWGDEGKGKATDQLGDRVDLCVRYSGGNNAGHTLVVGGEKFVLHLLPSGILNPGTTTVIGNGVVVDLDVLAGELRVLKDRGVDVPHPYVSANAHIITEYHKVIDKVTERFLGKRRIGTTGRGVGPCYSDKVNRLGIRIQDILDESILRQKIEASLDQKNQLLVKVYNRRPIMPEEIVESLLAHADTIRPYIIDSGRFVNDALDEGKVVLFEGAQAHHLDVDQGTYPYVTSSNPTAAGATTGGGVGPTRIDRTIGIAKAYTTRVGEGPFPTELFDEDGEKLREVGGEFGATTGRPRRCGWFDALLVEQACKINGFTDVFLTKLDILSGWDKIPVCVAYEVDGVRHDVMPMTQSEFHHAKPVYEYLDGWHEDISGARTFEDLPVKAQDYVKRLEHLIGVRISGIGVGPGREQSVAIHNLI, encoded by the coding sequence ATGCCGAGTGTGGTGGTTGTCGGAGCGCAATGGGGCGACGAGGGCAAGGGCAAGGCGACGGACCAGTTGGGCGACAGGGTGGATCTCTGTGTGCGCTACTCCGGCGGTAACAACGCAGGTCACACGCTGGTGGTGGGCGGCGAGAAGTTCGTCCTGCACCTGCTGCCGTCCGGCATCCTGAACCCCGGCACCACGACGGTGATCGGCAACGGTGTAGTCGTCGACCTCGACGTTCTGGCAGGTGAACTGCGCGTGCTGAAGGACCGCGGTGTCGACGTGCCCCACCCCTATGTGTCGGCCAACGCGCACATCATCACCGAGTACCACAAGGTCATCGACAAGGTGACCGAGCGCTTCCTCGGCAAGCGCCGCATCGGCACCACCGGCCGCGGCGTCGGCCCCTGCTACTCCGACAAGGTCAACCGCCTCGGCATCCGCATCCAGGACATCCTGGACGAGTCCATCCTGCGGCAGAAGATCGAAGCCTCGCTCGACCAGAAGAACCAGTTGCTGGTCAAGGTGTACAACCGCCGCCCGATCATGCCGGAGGAGATCGTCGAGTCGCTGCTCGCGCACGCCGACACCATCCGGCCCTACATCATCGACTCCGGCCGCTTCGTCAACGATGCGCTCGACGAGGGCAAGGTGGTGCTGTTCGAGGGCGCCCAGGCGCACCACCTCGACGTCGACCAGGGCACCTACCCGTACGTGACGTCGTCGAACCCCACGGCGGCCGGTGCCACCACGGGCGGCGGCGTCGGCCCCACGCGGATCGATCGGACCATCGGCATCGCGAAGGCCTACACCACCCGTGTCGGCGAGGGCCCGTTCCCCACCGAACTGTTCGACGAGGACGGGGAGAAGCTGCGCGAGGTCGGCGGCGAGTTCGGCGCCACCACCGGGCGCCCCCGTCGCTGTGGCTGGTTCGACGCGCTGCTGGTGGAGCAGGCCTGCAAGATCAACGGCTTCACCGACGTGTTCCTCACCAAGCTCGACATCCTCAGCGGCTGGGACAAGATCCCCGTGTGTGTCGCCTACGAGGTCGACGGCGTGCGCCACGACGTCATGCCGATGACGCAGTCCGAGTTCCACCATGCCAAGCCCGTCTACGAATACCTCGACGGCTGGCACGAGGACATCTCAGGCGCCCGCACCTTCGAGGACCTGCCCGTCAAGGCACAGGACTACGTCAAGCGGCTCGAGCACCTCATCGGCGTGCGCATCAGCGGCATCGGGGTGGGCCCCGGCCGCGAGCAGTCGGTCGCCATCCACAACCTGATCTGA